In Triticum aestivum cultivar Chinese Spring chromosome 5B, IWGSC CS RefSeq v2.1, whole genome shotgun sequence, the following proteins share a genomic window:
- the LOC123115439 gene encoding uncharacterized protein, translating to MAAARPWSSLHEDLLRRILLLLTCIADRVRASAVSKHWRQVALQNPSPLPYIVRPSTARTESYRIFGRFADPRPYLSAEGRAERFCGSAPGGWFVVASPHGRGHALLSLGTGERVALPDRVCIPINSGDIRCPMMIRAAAMSAAPSSGACVVAAITSTRTTMAFCRPGMECWTSLPAKMTAQPDAQDLTYHDGWFWAVDEDDDLFCYKAELSTSRQTILHLAYGIGAHLTDMTHGEIVSRYLLPSASGADLLMVRRFISPATGRTSRFQVFRLQKPQEGRPASWRVYKMTRQLLFVGRACSKAFDMGHAGNPGYIYFLDDVYTGGPHQQNEYPCADAGGWCYSIPGEIQRCLQSAPPSDTSPCIWYHH from the coding sequence ATGGCGGCGGCGCGACCATGGTCCAGCCTCCATGAAGACCTTCTCCGCCGTATCCTCCTCCTGCTAACGTGCATCGCCGACCGCGTTAGGGCGTCCGCCGTCAGCAAGCACTGGCGCCAGGTCGCGCTGCAGAACCCGTCCCCGCTGCCATACATCGTCAGGCCGTCCACCGCCCGGACCGAGAGCTACCGGATCTTCGGTCGCTTCGCCGATCCGCGCCCATACCTCTCCGCCGAGGGCCGCGCAGAGCGTTTCTGCGGCTCGGCTCCAGGCGGCTGGTTCGTGGTCGCATCCCCGCACGGGCGCGGCCACGCCCTGCTCAGCCTCGGCACGGGCGAGCGGGTCGCTCTCCCGGATCGCGTATGCATCCCCATCAACTCCGGCGACATCAGGTGCCCCATGATGATCCGCGCAGCCGCCATGTCTGCCGCCCCGTCTTCTGGTGCCTGCGTGGTCGCTGCCATAACGTCCACCAGGACAACCATGGCCTTCTGCCGGCCTGGCATGGAGTGCTGGACATCGCTGCCGGCGAAGATGACGGCCCAGCCCGACGCCCAAGACCTGACTTACCACGACGGATGGTTCTGGGCCGTCGACGAAGATGACGACCTCTTCTGCTACAAGGCCGAACTTTCGACATCTAGGCAAACCATTCTACATCTTGCCTACGGGATCGGTGCTCACCTGACGGACATGACACACGGCGAGATCGTGTCCCGCTACCTCCTGCCCTCCGCCTCTGGCGCCGATCTGCTGATGGTGAGGAGATTCATCTCGCCGGCGACAGGCCGCACGTCCCGGTTCCAAGTCTTCAGGTTACAGAAGCCACAGGAGGGCCGGCCGGCTTCCTGGCGCGTTTACAAGATGACCCGGCAGCTGCTCTTCGTCGGCCGGGCCTGCTCCAAGGCCTTCGATATGGGACACGCCGGCAACCCGGGCTACATCTACTTCCTCGACGACGTCTACACTGGTGGTCCGCACCAGCAGAACGAGTATCCTTGTGCTGATGCCGGCGGGTGGTGTTACTCAATCCCCGGTGAGATCCAGCGCTGCCTGCAATCTGCTCCACCCTCGGACACCTCACCGTGCATTTGGTACCACCATTAA
- the LOC123115440 gene encoding alpha-galactosidase-like, giving the protein MARASSPSLLLVLLVVAAAMAGARLPVDAAGNATLGEFRVKNSLGRTPQMGWNSWNHFYCGISEGIIRETADALINTGLAKLGYKYVNIDDCWAELNRDYKGNMVPNKRTFPSGIKALADYVHAKGLKLGIYSDAGTRTCSNKMPGSLDHEEQDVKTFASWGVDYLKYDNCNDAGRNVRERYTRMSNAMKKYGKNIFFSLCEWGVENPATWARGMGGNSWRTTGDIADNWDSMTSRADQNDRWASYAGPGGWNDPDMLEVGNGGMSEAEYRSHFSIWALAKAPLLLGCDVRSMSPQTKNIVSNMEVIAVNQDRLGVQGKKVQSDGGLEVWAGPLSGNRKVVVLWNRQGHQATITAHWSKVGLPVSAAVTARDLWAHSSFSAQGQLSASVAPHDCKMYILTPK; this is encoded by the exons ATGGCGCGCGCCTCGAGCCCGTCGTTGTTGCTCGTGCTGCTCGTcgtggcggcggcgatggcaggAGCCAGATTGCCCGTGGATGCGGCCGGGAACGCAACGTTGGGTGAATTCCGCGTCAAGAACAGCCTCGGCAGGACCCCGCAGATGGG GTGGAACAGCTGGAACCACTTCTACTGCGGGATCAGCGAGGGAATCATCAGGGAGACAG CTGATGCATTGATCAACACTGGTCTGGCGAAATTGGGCTACAAATATGTTAACATCG ATGATTGCTGGGCAGAATTAAACAGGGATTACAAG GGTAACATGGTTCCAAATAAAAGAACATTCCCCTCTGGCATCAAGGCGCTTGCAGATTATGTGCACGCGAAAGGGTTGAAGCTTGGCATCTACAGTGATGCTGG GACACGAACATGCAGTAACAAAATGCCAGGATCGCTCGATCACGAAGAGCAAGATGTCAAGACGTTTGCGTCTTGG GGAGTTGATTATCTGAAGTACGACAACTGCAATGATGCTGGCAGGAACGTTAGGGAAAG ATACACTAGGATGAGCAACGCCATGAAGAAATACGGGAAGAACATCTTCTTCTCACTCTGCGAATG GGGAGTCGAAAACCCTGCTACATGGGCACGTGGCATGGGTGGTAATAGTTGGAGGACAACCGGCGACATTGCTGACAACTGGGACAG CATGACATCACGCGCAGACCAGAATGACAGATGGGCCTCCTACGCTGGACCTGGTGGATGGAATG ATCCTGATATGCTTGAAGTTGGAAATGGTGGGATGTCTGAAGCTGAGTACCGCTCGCATTTCAGCATCTGGGCACTTGCAAAG GCTCCTCTTCTTCTCGGGTGCGATGTGCGCTCGATGAGCCCGCAAACAAAGAACATAGTCAGCAATATGGAGGTCATCGCTGTCAACCAAG ATAGACTAGGCGTGCAGGGAAAGAAGGTGCAATCTGATGGTGGTTTGGAG GTTTGGGCCGGACCGCTCAGCGGCAACAGAAAGGTGGTGGTTCTATGGAATAGGCAGGGGCACCAAGCAACCATCACCGCACACTGGTCAAAAGTCGGGCTTCCGGTATCTGCGGCCGTCACCGCTCGCGATCTATGGGCG CACTCGTCGTTCTCCGCTCAGGGGCAGCTATCTGCATCAGTGGCGCCTCATGACTGCAAGATGTACATCCTGACACCAAAGTAA
- the LOC123110111 gene encoding uncharacterized protein has translation MTEFSLSLRSGAATSDMCWNFWLRWRRHHLHRPLPGLLRECVRPTIKLVMTHFEFPSKSQPFQIHQHRFSTSRISYLWSGATKISIEEICRSTEYIPYAVD, from the exons ATGACAGAGTTCTCTTT ATCCTTGAGGTCAGGTGCTGCAACTAGTGACATGTGCTGGAACTTCTGGCTTCGCTGGCGGCGGCATCACCTGCATCGACCTCTCCCTGGTCTCCTTCGAGAGTGTGTGCGGCCGACCATCAAGCTTGTTATGACGCACTTTGAATTTCCGAGCAAGTCGCAGCCTTTTCAGATTCATCAACACAG gTTTTCAACATCACGAATTTCATACTTATGGAGTGGAGCTACCAAAATATCTATTGAG GAAATATGTCGAAGCACAGAATATATTCCATATGCAGTGGACTAA